CCTCGACGAGAAGTTTCTCCACGCTCGCGAGGCCGTCCCTGACGGTCGCCGCGAGAACCGGATCGCCGAGTTCCACACCGGCCACGACGGTGCTCGGCGCCGCGTCGGCCGAACCGGCGGTCCGAGCCGCCCCCTCAGTGCTCACGATGACGTACCCATCCTGTTCTGTCGCCTCGACTTCACGGTAGTGAACCTAGCCGTTCGGCCCTCGCTCCACCTCGCCGAGGCGGCAGAGCGCGGCCTGAGAAGATGGACCGGTGGTGGCCGAACACTCCGCGCACGATCCGCGGCAAACCCCGTCCCGTGTCCCCGACAGTACCGATGTCCTCGTCGTCGGCGCCGGTCCAGCCGGTTCCGCGGCCGCGGCGTGGGCTGCCCGAGCGGGCCGCGAGGTGCTGCTGGTGGACGCCGCGACCTTCCCCCGCGACAAGACGTGCGGTGACGGACTGACCCCGCGCGCCGTCGCCGAGCTCGACCGTCTGGGCCTCGGCGACTGGCTGCGCACCCGCACCACGAACCGCGGTCTGCGTCTCGAGGGCTTCGGTGGCCGCTTCGAACTGCCCTGGCCCGAGTCGTCCTTCCCCTCCGAGGGCAGCGCCGTGCCCCGCACCGAACTGGACGCGCGGATCCGGCAGGTCGCGCTCGACTCCGGGGCCCGGGCGGTCGACGGGGCGAAGGCCGTCGACGTCGAACGCGACGGCAACCGGGTCACCGCCGTGGTCCTCCGCACCGCCGACGGCCCGCGGACGGTGCACTGCCGGAGTCTCGTCGTCGCCGACGGGGTGCGTTCCCCGCTCGGCAAGGTGCTCGGCCGACGTTGGCACCGGGACACCGCCTACGGCGTGGCCGCGCGGGCGTACGCGACGTCGCCGCGCAGCGACGATCCGTGGATCACCTCGCACCTCGAGCTGCGGGACGACGCGGGGGTCGTGCAGCCGGGTTACGGGTGGGTGTTCCCGCTCGGGACGGGTGAGGTCAATCTCGGGGTGGGCACGCTCGCGACGGCCTCCCGGCCCGCCTCGGGGGCGCTGAAGCCGCTCATCGAGCTGTACGCGCGGCAGCGCCGCGACGAGTGGGGTCTGGGCGAGGTCACCCGGATGGCGTCGGCGCTGCTGCCGATGGGCGGTGCGGTCTCGAACGTCGCCGGGACGAACTGGGCGCTCGTCGGCGACGCCGCGGCGTGCGTCAACCCGCTCAACGGCGAGGGCATCGACTACGGCCTTGAGGGTGGACGGCTGCTCGCCGAACTGCTCGGCAGCGAGGATCTGACCGAACTGTGGCCGCAGACCCTGCGCGAGCACTACGGCCGCGCGTTCTCCACCGCGCGGCGCCTGGCCGGTCTGCTGACCGTCCCCCGCTTCCTGCCGTCGACCGGCCCGATCGCGATGCGGTCGCGGGCGATGATGTCGGTCGCGGTGCGGGTGATGGGCAATCTGGTGACCGAGGAGGACGCCGATCTCGTCGCGCGGGCATGGCGCGCGAGCGGGCACCTGTCGATGCGCTGGGACCGGCGGCCCCTGTTCGCCTGAACCGCTCGCGCCGCGGCTACGTGCGGACGGCGTGGTGCAGGGCGGTGATGCCGCCGGTGAGGTTGCGCCACTTCACGTCACCCCAGCCCGCCGCCTCGATGCGCCGGGCGAGCGCCTCCTGGTCGGGCCACGCCCGGATGGATTCGGCGAGGTAGACGTAGGCGTCGGGGTTGCTGCTGACCGCCCGCGCGACCCGCGGCAACGCCCGCATCAGGTACTCCATGTAGACAGTGCGCAGGGGTTCGCGCACGGGAGTGGAGAACTCGCACACCACCAGGCGGCCGCCGGGCTTGACCACCCGCGCGATCTCGCGCAGGCCTGCATCGGGATCGGCGACGTTGCGCAGGCCGAAGGAGATGGTCGCGGCGTCGAACACCGCGTCGGCGTAGGGCAGGCGCATCGCGTCGCCGGCGACCATCGGCACGTTGCGGAACCGTCCGGCCTGCAGCATGCCCTTGGAGAAGTCGGTGGCCACCACCCAGGCGCCCGACCGTCCGAGTTCGACGGTGGAGACGCCGGTGCCGGCGGCGAGGTCGAGCACGCGTTCGCCGGGCTTCAGGTCCAGGGCCGCGCGCGTCGCACGACGCCAGCCGCGGTCCTGACCGAAGGACAGGACGGTGTTGGTGAGGTCGTAGCGTGCCGCCACGCCGTCGAACATGGACGCGACCTCACGCGGATCCTTGTCGAGGGACGCGCGTGATCCGTGAGTTCTTGCCACGGCCGAGACGTTAC
This region of Rhodococcus sp. Z13 genomic DNA includes:
- a CDS encoding geranylgeranyl reductase family protein — protein: MVAEHSAHDPRQTPSRVPDSTDVLVVGAGPAGSAAAAWAARAGREVLLVDAATFPRDKTCGDGLTPRAVAELDRLGLGDWLRTRTTNRGLRLEGFGGRFELPWPESSFPSEGSAVPRTELDARIRQVALDSGARAVDGAKAVDVERDGNRVTAVVLRTADGPRTVHCRSLVVADGVRSPLGKVLGRRWHRDTAYGVAARAYATSPRSDDPWITSHLELRDDAGVVQPGYGWVFPLGTGEVNLGVGTLATASRPASGALKPLIELYARQRRDEWGLGEVTRMASALLPMGGAVSNVAGTNWALVGDAAACVNPLNGEGIDYGLEGGRLLAELLGSEDLTELWPQTLREHYGRAFSTARRLAGLLTVPRFLPSTGPIAMRSRAMMSVAVRVMGNLVTEEDADLVARAWRASGHLSMRWDRRPLFA
- a CDS encoding demethylmenaquinone methyltransferase → MARTHGSRASLDKDPREVASMFDGVAARYDLTNTVLSFGQDRGWRRATRAALDLKPGERVLDLAAGTGVSTVELGRSGAWVVATDFSKGMLQAGRFRNVPMVAGDAMRLPYADAVFDAATISFGLRNVADPDAGLREIARVVKPGGRLVVCEFSTPVREPLRTVYMEYLMRALPRVARAVSSNPDAYVYLAESIRAWPDQEALARRIEAAGWGDVKWRNLTGGITALHHAVRT